The following proteins are encoded in a genomic region of Candidatus Binatus sp.:
- a CDS encoding sulfite exporter TauE/SafE family protein, with amino-acid sequence MPLLALGLAIGILSGVLGLGGGVFLVPALIFLFGFSQQQAQGTSLAVLVPPIGLFAALEYYRKGLINFSVVGFVCLGFVFGAFIGAFYVDRIPVPVMRRIFGYFMFFISFQMVFTDPDRKFGAIFPAVLSTAALIVLSILERRFGLVFPPMRRYFTRRRHRRHTGEYQI; translated from the coding sequence ATGCCGCTGTTAGCGCTCGGACTGGCGATAGGGATACTCAGCGGTGTGCTGGGACTTGGCGGCGGGGTTTTTCTGGTCCCAGCGTTGATCTTCCTGTTCGGCTTCTCCCAGCAACAGGCCCAAGGTACCTCACTGGCGGTGCTGGTACCGCCGATCGGCTTGTTCGCAGCGCTGGAATATTATCGCAAGGGACTCATAAATTTTTCGGTCGTTGGCTTTGTCTGCCTCGGGTTCGTATTCGGCGCCTTCATTGGCGCTTTCTACGTCGATCGCATCCCGGTGCCGGTTATGCGCCGGATATTTGGCTACTTCATGTTCTTTATATCCTTCCAAATGGTGTTCACTGACCCGGATCGAAAGTTCGGCGCGATTTTTCCGGCCGTGCTCAGTACTGCAGCGCTGATTGTGCTCTCGATACTTGAGCGGCGCTTCGGTCTGGTGTTCCCGCCGATGCGTCGATACTTCACCAGGCGCCGCCACCGGCGGCATACGGGCGAGTACCAAATCTGA